Genomic DNA from Streptomyces sp. GS7:
CGACGCCGTCGACCGGCTCCGCGCCGACGCGGACACCCAGGACGTCCGCACGGACCTGACCGGCGACAACGCCGACCGGGTCGCCGGCCTCCTCAAGAGCCTGGACGGCCTGGACGCGCTGCGCACCCAGGTCGAGGACAACAGGGTCTCCCGCGACGAGGCGATGGAGTCCTACGACGCCCTGGTCGACCCCTGCTACGACCTGCTCGGCGCGCTCCACGCCCTGGAGAACGTCGAGATGGACAAGCAGGGCCGCGCGCTGGTCGGCATCACCCGCGCCCGCGAGGCGTTCTCCCGCGAGGACGCGCTGATGTCCGCGGCGCTCACCTCCGGCAGCCTGACCAAGCACGACCAGCGCGCGCTCTCCGACCGGGTCGCCGAACGCCGCATCCTCTACAGCACCACGCTGCCCCTGCTGCCCGCCACGGACCGCGGCCTGTACGAGGACTACTGGCACTCCGCCGGCGCCCGCGAACTGGTCTCGTACGAGGACCGGGTGATCGCCGCCGACCCGGCCGCCGCACCGCACGTGGTCAACGCCGATCGCTGGAACACCGCGGCCGAGAAGGCCCTCGGCGACCTCCAGCGGATGGGCAAGGAGGCCGGCGACCGCTACCAGCGGCGGGTCGCGCCGGTCGCCACCCGGATCGTCCTCAAGGCCGTCGCCACCGGCGTCCTCGGCTTCCTCGCGCTGCTGGTCTCGATCGTCGTCTCCTTCCGGATCGGCCGCCGGCACGTGCGGGACCTGACCCGGCTGCGCAAGACCGCGCACGAGGTCTCCGGTGTGCGGCTGCCGAGCGTGATGCGCCGGCTGGCGGCCGGCGAGCAGGTCGACGTGGAAACCGAGGCGCCCCGGCTGGAGTTCGGGCCGGACGAGACCGGGCAGGTCGGCCAGGCGCTCAACACCCTTCAGCGGGCCGCCGTCGAGGCCGCCGTCAAGCAGGCGGACATGCGCCGCGGCGTCTCCGAGGTGTTCGTCAACCTCGCCCGCCGCAGCCAGGTCCTGCTGCACCGTCAGCTGACCCTCCTGGACGCCATGGAGCGGCGCACCGAGGACACCGACGAACTCGCCGACCTCTTCCGGCTCGACCACATGACCACCCGTATGCGGCGGCACGCGGAGGGCCTGGTCATCCTCTCCGGCGCGGCCCCCTCCCGGCAGTGGCGCAAGCCGATCCAGCTGATGGACGTGGTGCGCGCGGCGGTCGCCGAGGTCGAGGACTACGAGCGCATCGAGGTGCGCCGGCTGCCGCGGCTCGCGGTGGACGGCGCCGCGGTCTCCGACCTGACGCACCTGATCGCCGAACTCCTGGAGAACGCCACCGTGTTCTCGCCGCCGCACACCGCCGTACAGGTGCTGGGCGAGCGGGTCTCCAACGGCTTCACCCTGGAAATCCACGACCGCGGCCTGGGCATGACCCCCGACCTCCTGCTGGACGCCAACCTCCGGCTCGCCGAGACGCCCGAGTTCGAACTGTCCGACACCGACCGGCTCGGCCTGTTCGTGGTCAGCCGGCTCGCCCAGCGGCAGGGCGTACGGGTCTCCCTCCAGCCCTCGCCGTACGGCGGCACCACCGCCGTGGTCCTCATCCCCGGCGCGATCCTGACCGAGACGGCGGAGGGCGCCCGCGACGACGCGCCGGCCGCGGCGGGCGCACCGGCCGGGGACGCCGAACCCGACCACGCGGCGGGCGCGTTGGCCGCCCTGGCCCAGATCCCGGTACCGCTCCCGCGCCGCCCGAAGCGCGGGGCTGTCGACGGGCCGGTCGAACTGGAGCCACCGCTCGGCGCCGACGACGCGGACCCCGCCGGCGAGGAGGGCACCCTCCTGCGCGGCCGGGACCGGGGCCGCGGCCGGGACCGCCGCGGCAGCCGGGGACCGGCCGCCGTCCCCAAGGCCACCCCGTCCGTCTCCCGCGCCCCCTCCGACTCCGACGAGCAGCACCAGCAGGCCGGCGACCAGGCACCCGGCGGGCTCGCCCCGCTGCCGCGCCGCCCGCGCCCCCCGGTCCTGGTCTCCGATCACGGCCGTACGGTCGACGCCCCGGAGAGCCGCGACACGGCCGAGGGCAGGGCCGAGGGCGAGCCGGCGGACGGGCCGGCACGGCGCACGCCCGAGGCGGCGGCCGAGCGGCCGGAGCCCGCCGACCGTACGGAGCGCCCCGGGGGCGGTACGCCGTCCCCCGCGCCCGGCGCCCAGGCCCCCGACGGCACGCCCGCTCCGGCCGCCACCACCTCCAAGGGCCTGCCCCGGCGGGTCCGTCAGGCCAGCCTGGCCCCCCAGCTCAAGGCCGACCCCGCCCGGGACCCCGGGACGGACCGGCCGGCCCCGCCGCCGGCGGACGACCGCGACGCCGAGGAGGTCCGGGCCCGGATGGCCTCGCTCCAGCGCGGCTGGCAGCGCGGTCGCCGGGACAACGGCGAGGCCCCGCACACCCCCACACCCCCGGAGACCGGCGACGCTGATGCCGCCACCGGGGGCAGCACAGCACCACCACGAACCACATCGGGAGAGGACGGTCCATGACCGCACCGAAGGCATCTTCCAGCGCAGCGTTCTCGGCGCAGGGATCCGGAGAGCTGAACTGGCTGCTGGACGAACTGGTCGAGCGGGTCGGCAGCATCCGGAAGGCACTGGTCCTCTCCAGCGACGGACTGCCCACCGGCGCCTCCAAGGACCTCACCCGCGAGGATGGCGAGCACCTGGCCGCCGTCGCCTCCGGCTTCCACAGCCTGGCCAAGGGCGTCGGCCGGCACTTCAACGCCGGCCGGGTCCGCCAGACGCTGGTCGAGCTGGACGGCGCGTTCCTGTTCGTCAGCGCGGCCGGCGACGGCAGCTGCCTGGCGGTGCTCGCCGACGCCGACTCCGACGTCGGGCTGATCGCCTACGAGATGACGCTGCTGGTCAAGCGCGTGGGCACGCACCTGGGCACCGCGCCCCGGTCCGGGCAGGCCGGCTGAGCACGACTACGGTGATGCCATGACCGACCAGGACGGCCCAGCCGTACCGGGACGGGGCGCGGCCCGTTGGTTCGACGACGACGCAGGCCCCGTCGTCCGGCCGTACGCGATGACGCGCGGGCGCACCCGTACGGCAGCCGAGGGGCGGCTGGACCTCATCGCGCAGGTGATCGCCGAGAGCCGGGCCGAGGGGCCCATCGCGGACCAGACGCTCTCCCCGGAGCAGGTCGACATCGTCGGGCGCTGCCGGCACTCGCCGCTCTCGGTCGCCGAGCTGGCGGCCGAGCTGGATCTGCCGGTGGGCGTGGTCCGGGTCCTGATCGGCGATCTGCTGGACGCCGGGCTGGTCCGCGTCAGCCGCCCCGTACCGCCGGCCGAGCTGCCGGACGAGCAGGTGCTGCGCGAGGTGATCGACGGCCTGCGCGCGCTGTGACACGCTGCGTATCCGCACGACCGTGCCGCCCGCCCGGGCTCTCCGGGCGGGCGGCACGGCGCTTTCCGGGGCCGTGCGGACAGCCTGTTGAGCATTGCTCAATGCCGCAGTACGGTTGTTGTTGAGCAGCTGTCAACAGCGCGACAAAGGAGCTCGCCGCCATGGTCACGGACGCGACATTCACTCCCACCGGTCACCTGCACGCCTTCGAGCGGCTGAAGATCGACGTCGGCCCGCACACCCATGACGCCCTGGCCTGCGGACCGGCCGACGGCGAGGTGGTCCTGCTGCTGCACGGCTGGCCCGAGTTCGCCGACTCCTGGAGCGCCGTACTGCCCGCCCTCGGCGCGGCCGGCCACCGCGCGGTCGCGGTCGAC
This window encodes:
- a CDS encoding sensor histidine kinase, with protein sequence MRFRGKSIRRKIVALLLVPLVSLTAMWGITTYVTGREANQLLDVGNVVRNLGYPVEDVVQALQRERRQSLLYLADRRGANALTELRGQTRSTDDAVDRLRADADTQDVRTDLTGDNADRVAGLLKSLDGLDALRTQVEDNRVSRDEAMESYDALVDPCYDLLGALHALENVEMDKQGRALVGITRAREAFSREDALMSAALTSGSLTKHDQRALSDRVAERRILYSTTLPLLPATDRGLYEDYWHSAGARELVSYEDRVIAADPAAAPHVVNADRWNTAAEKALGDLQRMGKEAGDRYQRRVAPVATRIVLKAVATGVLGFLALLVSIVVSFRIGRRHVRDLTRLRKTAHEVSGVRLPSVMRRLAAGEQVDVETEAPRLEFGPDETGQVGQALNTLQRAAVEAAVKQADMRRGVSEVFVNLARRSQVLLHRQLTLLDAMERRTEDTDELADLFRLDHMTTRMRRHAEGLVILSGAAPSRQWRKPIQLMDVVRAAVAEVEDYERIEVRRLPRLAVDGAAVSDLTHLIAELLENATVFSPPHTAVQVLGERVSNGFTLEIHDRGLGMTPDLLLDANLRLAETPEFELSDTDRLGLFVVSRLAQRQGVRVSLQPSPYGGTTAVVLIPGAILTETAEGARDDAPAAAGAPAGDAEPDHAAGALAALAQIPVPLPRRPKRGAVDGPVELEPPLGADDADPAGEEGTLLRGRDRGRGRDRRGSRGPAAVPKATPSVSRAPSDSDEQHQQAGDQAPGGLAPLPRRPRPPVLVSDHGRTVDAPESRDTAEGRAEGEPADGPARRTPEAAAERPEPADRTERPGGGTPSPAPGAQAPDGTPAPAATTSKGLPRRVRQASLAPQLKADPARDPGTDRPAPPPADDRDAEEVRARMASLQRGWQRGRRDNGEAPHTPTPPETGDADAATGGSTAPPRTTSGEDGP
- a CDS encoding roadblock/LC7 domain-containing protein, with amino-acid sequence MTAPKASSSAAFSAQGSGELNWLLDELVERVGSIRKALVLSSDGLPTGASKDLTREDGEHLAAVASGFHSLAKGVGRHFNAGRVRQTLVELDGAFLFVSAAGDGSCLAVLADADSDVGLIAYEMTLLVKRVGTHLGTAPRSGQAG
- a CDS encoding DUF742 domain-containing protein gives rise to the protein MTDQDGPAVPGRGAARWFDDDAGPVVRPYAMTRGRTRTAAEGRLDLIAQVIAESRAEGPIADQTLSPEQVDIVGRCRHSPLSVAELAAELDLPVGVVRVLIGDLLDAGLVRVSRPVPPAELPDEQVLREVIDGLRAL